One window of the Lepeophtheirus salmonis chromosome 7, UVic_Lsal_1.4, whole genome shotgun sequence genome contains the following:
- the LOC121121499 gene encoding uncharacterized protein isoform X2: protein MIKNVSTDQAEIFWDPPKGEFTKYTLALERIDKEKHEDVDTGATLSKSSIPPLPGQMLNENISGQLTLQRSARKIENLSFKLTSYTILGLDPGELYRIELGTKTGNVHTRQFIQDTLLTKPQSVEGMLVSNVNEDSCLVSWVHSEEGHSHLKGYQITVERFSDSKVLRVLVVKKSEKLFKIARLTPSLDYTLRIEVLCSHENLKTESASNEAWLTTLPNPPKDLHIDSLPGTTSAILKWESPPNTIKHRLWIDCEEINYHFITDIPGDRLQYNASKLPEITGTGRQYTAAIASVITSSRSNQDVTSSKATISFVTRPLPPTNIRISSNEKLTIFFDPSLTEKVSKYKIKWKGEEGAAMEELIESSDEGPLKFTFNFDFEINAVYKINIYALLIQEYEDDTTYESKELHEKLILKNESQIFSLYRAEEES, encoded by the coding sequence atgataaaaaatgtatcaactGATCAAGCAGAAATATTTTGGGATCCACCTAAAGGGGAATTTACCAAGTATACACTGGCTTTAGAAAGAATAGACAAAGAAAAGCACGAGGATGTTGACACTGGAGCTACTTTGTCAAAATCAAGTATCCCTCCCTTACCAGGACAAATGCTTAACGAAAATATTTCTGGACAGTTAACTTTGCAGAGATCTGCACgtaaaattgaaaatcttaGCTTTAAATTAACATCTTATACTATTCTTGGGTTGGATCCAGGAGAATTGTATCGAATTGAGTTAGGAACTAAAACTGGTAATGTACACACACGGCAATTTATTCAAGACACTTTGCTCACGAAGCCCCAATCGGTTGAAGGAATGCTAGTATCTAACGTTAACGAGGATTCCTGTTTAGTTAGTTGGGTTCATTCTGAGGAAGGACACTCACATCTAAAGGGTTATCAAATAACAGTGGAGAGATTCTCTGATTCTAAAGTTCTCCGTGTATTAGTTGTGAAAAAAAgcgaaaaattatttaaaatagctaGGCTAACACCAAGTCTAGACTATACACTTCGTATAGAAGTACTTTGTTCCCATGAAAACTTAAAAACAGAGTCTGCATCAAATGAGGCTTGGTTAACAACTCTTCCTAATCCCCCTAAGGATCTTCATATAGATTCTTTGCCAGGAACAACATCCGCAATTTTGAAATGGGAATCTCCTCCAAATACAATCAAACACCGACTCTGGATTGattgtgaagaaataaattaccATTTTATTACTGATATACCTGGAGATCGCTTACAATACAACGCCAGTAAGTTACCTGAAATTACCGGAACCGGTCGACAGTATACTGCGGCTATAGCATCTGTAATTACTTCAAGTAGATCTAATCAAGACGTTACAAGTTCAAAGGCGACAATTTCCTTTGTCACAAGACCTCTCCCTCCTACAAATATTCGAATATCctcaaatgaaaaattgaccATATTTTTTGATCCATCCCTTACAGAAAAAGtgtctaaatataaaatcaagtgGAAAGGAGAAGAAGGCGCAGCAATGGAAGAACTCATTGAGAGTTCCGACGAAGGTCCccttaaatttacatttaatttcgACTTTGAAATTAACGCTGTCTATAAAATTAACATCTATGCCCTTCTCATACAAGAATACGAGGATGATACCACTTATGAAAGTAAAGAACTCcatgaaaaactaattttgaaaaacgaaTCGCAAATATTTTCCCTATATCGTGCAGAGGAGGAATCCTAG
- the LOC121121499 gene encoding uncharacterized protein isoform X1 — MSSIGSVAKSWLMDPPWQKVFKHTFDVIEDYISYALITGGTIFLSVRLLSTLGTGDLNCVILGVENGTLGGINPYPSGGTSGLLSYASNDEECIRTIYSKFMEYMPYILLIQTLILVIVEKFSFKIPRIAQKVERFYINIVEESLFGKDPDVSEDLTDPKTSTEVISRRRQRNEICVSLKKSKIIGRVYVAKNVCEILLDIAFLSVNIVYLLNTNDDLPRTCSVLFKGVDDINGPVETDHHIFFQCRGKKMKFFIIGIYIQVVLLALHGICSLGAIIWSLGFRSVSNLLRKISEDDFKIKKKKRYRGGSNDFYGYRNGNDFLFLFDLLAHTCGIESTLRVLTHSDENFYETCRPKIDTTTDLTLEEDKLKIVWRPADIEKLFRRNSVINIESYEVTIYPAETVQNTCTIPANTYDSETNDDVFYSIWFYDLSGGRTEYVVTIACMVGKSRMKGEKVVTNLSPYGPEMPAQV; from the coding sequence atgtCATCCATTGGAAGTGTTGCCAAATCATGGCTTATGGATCCCCCATGGCAAAAAGTGTTTAAGCATACATTTGATGTAATAGAAGACTACATAAGCTATGCTCTCATAACTGGGGGTACTATATTTTTGTCTGTGAGATTATTATCTACTCTGGGAACAGGAGATTTAAATTGCGTTATACTTGGTGTTGAAAATGGGACATTAGGGGGAATAAATCCTTATCCATCTGGAGGTACATCGGGACTCTTATCTTATGCTTCCAATGATGAAGAATGTATTCGAACCATATATTCTAAATTCATGGAGTATATGCCTTATATACTACTAATTCAAACATTAATATTGGTGATTGttgaaaaattttcttttaaaataccaaGGATTGCTCAAAAAGTGGAGcgtttctatataaatatagttgaaGAATCTCTTTTTGGTAAGGACCCTGACGTATCTGAGGATTTGACTGATCCAAAAACATCCACTGAAGTTATTTCTCGAAGACgacaaagaaatgaaatttgtgtctccttaaaaaaaagcaaaatcatTGGACGTGTGTACGTAGCAAAAAATGTTTGTGAAATCCTCTTAGATATTGCTTTTTTATctgtaaatattgtatatttattaaacacgAATGATGATCTTCCAAGGACGTGTTCTGTCTTATTCAAAGGCGTTGATGATATAAATGGCCCAGTTGAAACggatcatcatattttttttcaatgccgagggaaaaaaatgaagtttttcatCATAGGAATATATATTCAAGTAGTTCTTCTAGCTCTTCATGGAATATGTTCACTAGGAGCAATCATCTGGAGTCTCGGATTTAGAAGTGTATCGAACTTATTAAGAAAGATAAGTGAagatgattttaaaattaagaaaaagaaacgtTATCGAGGCGGAAGTAATGACTTTTATGGATATCGCAATGGAAatgattttctgtttttattcgACCTCCTAGCACATACATGTGGGATTGAATCCACTCTTCGTGTTCTTACTCATTCTGATGagaatttttatgaaacttgTCGTCCTAAAATCGACACAACCACAGATTTAACTTTAGAAGAGGATAAACTCAAAATCGTTTGGCGACCAGCAGACATAGAAAAGCTGTTTAGAAGAAATTCAGTAATCAACATAGAAAGTTATGAAGTTACGATATATCCAGCAGAGACCGTACAAAATACATGTACTATTCCGGCAAACACATATGACAGTGAAACGAATGATGATGTTTTCTACTCCATTTGGTTTTATGATCTTTCTGGAGGGCGTACCGAGTATGTTGTTACAATAGCATGCATGGTCGGAAAGTCCAGAATGAAGGGTGAAAAAGTCGTTACTAATCTTTCTCCATATGGACCTGAAATGCCCGCTCaggtatga